In one Amaranthus tricolor cultivar Red isolate AtriRed21 chromosome 8, ASM2621246v1, whole genome shotgun sequence genomic region, the following are encoded:
- the LOC130820489 gene encoding lysM domain receptor-like kinase 4, with translation MGFPYHILPFIIISLFSFLPYMITAQQPYSPSNCRRNTSSSLGYYCNGVNTTCKSYLIYRTQPPYNTISSIATLLSANPTHISAINKNIPEDFTIATNTKVIIPITCSCAGKFYQTNTTHTVKPYENYYVIARNIFEGLTTCHAIRTQKISPFVVNIFANEKLLIPLRCACPSRTQVKQGIRYLLSYPVEPGDVIGLIATSFGADVGQTLVANEKTEQDSLILGFTTVLVPLQNPLNGSGMLYPAYVAPSPSSPPSILPKETPSSSRSSSKKWGFFGFGVVVGGVVVVVGMVLVFMLGLRKKTDPIVPSPRFEAQEKAIVTQTDQAKETKSLEFLGSLSRIGSLKVYSFEELQGATGNFSSDNWIKGSVYKGKFNGDLIAIKKMQGDVSKEINVFNKIHHFNLIKLLGVCYDDGVWYFVYEYAGNGPLSNWIYQENPSKKTLSWGKRMQVACDVATGLHYLHSYTSPPHVHKDIRSCNILLNHDFRAKISKFGYSRPIKGNELGDFTLTKHIVGTKGYLAPEYLENGVVSPMLDVYAFGVVLLEILTGKDVGCLYEGVNAHLLEIIEPVLTIKDGSLRLNEVMDSSLGDDYPKDIAIAMIELVDRCLKKDAGSRPTMDEIVQLLLRNETVSFVCESSSSTSMFSI, from the exons ATGGGTTTTCCTTATCACATTTTACCCTTCATTATCATCTCACTATTCTCCTTCCTACCTTATATGATCACAGCCCAACAACCTTACTCTCCCAGCAACTGCCGCAGAAACACATCATCCTCTCTTGGGTATTACTGCAATGGTGTAAACACAACCTGCAAATCATATCTCATTTACAGAACCCAACCTCCTTACAACACAATCTCTTCCATAGCTACCCTTTTATCAGCCAACCCCACCCACATATCTGCCATCAATAAGAACATTCCAGAAGATTTCACCATAGCCACAAATACTAAGGTCATAATCCCCATAACCTGTTCTTGTGCAGGcaaattttatcaaacaaacACAACCCATACTGTTAAACCTTATGAAAATTACTATGTTATAGCTCGAAACATCTTTGAAGGCTTAACTACTTGTCATGCTATCCGAACTCAAAAAATTAGCCCAtttgttgttaatatttttgCTAATGAAAAGCTTTTGATCCCTTTAAGGTGTGCTTGTCCTAGTAGGACACAAGTTAAGCAGGGGATCAGGTATCTTTTGAGCTATCCTGTTGAGCCTGGTGATGTAATTGGGCTTATTGCTACTAGTTTTGGTGCGGATGTGGGACAAACACTTGTTGCTAATGAGAAAACCGAGCAGGATTCTTTGATTCTTGGTTTTACGACTGTTCTTGTTCCGTTACAGAATCCTCTAAATGGGTCTGGAATGTTGTATCCTGCTTATGTTGCACCTTCACCGTCTTCTCCTCCATCGATCCTCCCTAAGGAGACACCATCATCAAGTAGAAGTTCGAGCAAGAAATGGGGTTTTTTCGGGTTTGGGGTGGTTGTTGGGGGTGTAGTTGTTGTTGTAGGAATGGTTCTGGTCTTTATGTTGGGTTTAAGGAAGAAAACTGATCCAATTGTGCCTTCACCAAGATTTGAAGCACAAGAAAAGGCGATAGTGACTCAGACGGATCAAGCGAAAGAGACAAAATCGTTGGAGTTTCTTGGGAGTTTATCTAGAATTGGTTCATTAAAAGTATACAGTTTTGAAGAATTGCAAGGTGCAACAGGGAATTTCAGCTCTGATAATTGGATTAAAGGATCAGTATATAAGGGAAAATTTAATGGTGATTTgattgcaattaaaaaaatgcaaGGGGATGTTAGTAAAGAGATTAATGTATTTAACAAGATTCATCATTTTAACCTCATCAAACTATTGGGTGTTTGTTATGATGATGGGGTTTGGTACTTTGTTTATGAATATGCAG GTAACGGACCTTTGAGTAATTGGATCTACCAAGAAAACCCGAGTAAGAAAACCTTGAGTTGGGGGAAACGAATGCAGGTGGCTTGCGATGTTGCCACCGGATTACACTATCTCCATAGCTATACAAGCCCACCACACGTGCACAAAGATATAAGAAGCTGTAACATTCTTCTGAACCATGATTTCAGAGCAAAAATTTCTAAATTTGGGTACTCAAGACCTATAAAAGGAAATGAATTAGGTGATTTTACATTAACTAAGCATATTGTAGGGACAAAGGGCTATTTAGCACCAGAGTATTTAGAGAATGGAGTTGTTTCTCCTATGCTTGATGTTTATGCTTTCGGTGTTGTTCTGTTAGAAATTCTAACAGGAAAAGATGTGGGTTGCCTGTATGAAGGTGTTAATGCTCATTTGTTAGAGATCATAGAGCCTGTGTTGACGATAAAGGATGGAAGTTTACGATTGAATGAAGTTATGGATTCGTCTCTTGGGGACGATTACCCTAAAGACATTGCGATTGCTATGATCGAGTTAGTTGATCGTTGTTTGAAGAAAGATGCAGGAAGTCGGCCTACAATGGATGAAATTGTTCAATTATTGTTAAGAAATGAGACAGTCTCCTTTGTATGTGAATCCAGTAGCTCTACTAGTATGTTtagtatttga